The stretch of DNA CGCCATGAATGCCATCATTCTGACCGATTTAATCAAAACCAACTTAGAACCGTTGGGCCTGACTTGTCCAGAGATGGCTCTGAAAATTGTATTTACAGCTATTCCTTTTGTTGTGGCCTTCAGTGGCACGCGGGCTTTAGGCATTCTGCATTTATTTTTCGTGCTACCAGCGATTGGTTTCTTGTTGGCGTTTTGTGTCCAAGGCTGCGGCTGGCTAACCCTAGCTCCCAATAGTCCTGGGCTGTTTCCGACAGAGTGGTCTAGCTTGGATCTGCGAGATTGGACTAAGTGGGTTTTTGTGGCGATCTATGCGGCGTATGGCTGCGAAACGGCCTCTTCGTTTGTGGCCGATAGCCGTCGTCCTGCTTCTACGCTGCAATGTTTGTCGTTTGCTGCTTGGCTTTTACCCATTGTTTATATCGGTGGCTCTTGGGTGCTGATGCGATTGACCCCTGCTACAGGCGTAGGAGACAGCGCCTTTTTGAATTTAATCGCAGCGGCTCAACCTTTTTGGGGTCAACAAGCCCAAGTTTTGGTTACTTTTTTAATTGCCTCTGGATGTCTATTGAGTTCTGCGACAGCCGTTTCTAATGCGCCGCGAGTCTTATACCAACTTGCCTTAGATGGCTACTTGGCTCCTGTGTTTGGGGTGGTTTCTCGGCGGGGTGTATTGGGGCCGAGTTTGGCTTTTACAGGGCTTTTGAGCGTGGCCTGCCTGATCTGGGGGGATGTGACCAGAGTCGTCATGGTGACGGGGACAGGCTACTTGAGCAGCATGATTGGTATTCATTTGGGCATGTGGCTACGGCGAGGACATCCAGAAGCCTTGTGGCCGCGCTGGTCCCTGGTCTTTTGTATCGTAGAAAGTTTGGTGTTAGTGATAGGGGGGCTGGCCTGGAATGGGCAAGACCTGTTTATGGGGCTGCTGTTGCCCATCAGTATTTTGCTGCTGGATCAAGGGCTACGTCGTACGGCAATTCCTGGGTTACGAGCGGAATGGTGGATACGACGCTATCAGAGGCGGCCCCATCGGCAAGTCTCGGACTTGATGCTGACGCAGATTTGCATTCTGATCTTGCTCATTTGTAGTGCGCTCACGATTGGCTGGGGAGTGCGGACTTTATTAGATGGTATTGCTTTCGACAGTAATGCCAATTTGTTTGTGGTGCTGCTGCTGGCGATCGCCTTTGTCGGAGTGGCGATCGCTTGCTGGACCAGTTTGCCCCAAGTAGCAGAGGTGATGGAGGCCCAGGAAGCGGCAGAACATTTCTTTAATATTGCTCAAGATGCCATCGTAGTCGTAGATGAAGCTGGGCTGATTCAGCGCTTGAACCCAGCCGCTACAGGTTTGTTCGGAATGAAGCCACGAGATGTATTAGGACATCCTTTAAGCCAATATTTAGCGGGTCTAGCTGAGTATCCGCAGCATTGGGCGATTCGCAGTGAGCAAAGGCTGATACAGGCTGCCCAAACCAAGCTGTTAGATGTTTCGGTTAGCGATCGCGTCAATTCTCAGCTAAGAGAGTATGTAGTGATTTTGCGAGACATCACGGAGCGTCAGCAAGCTGAAGTAGTCCTGCGCCAATCGGAAGCGCAATCTAGACAGCAGAACCAAGCCCTAGAACAAACGCTGCGGGAATTGCAAAGAACCCAAGCGCAACTCATCCAAACCGAGAAACTGTCTTCTTTAGGGCAACTGGTGGCGGGGGTAGCGCATGAGATTAATAACCCCGTGAATTTTATTCATGGCAACCTCAGCCACGCCGACAAGTACACGCAAAACCTGCTCGATTTAATCCAGCTTTACCAAAAGCACTATCCTGATCCGGTACCAGAAATTGAGACCGAGATTGACACGATTGACTTAGGGTTTTTGGCTGAAGATTTACCCAAATTGCTGAGTTCGATGCAGGTGGGCACCGAGCGGATTCAGAAAATTGTCTTAGCTTTGCGGAATTTCTCGCGCATGGATGAGGCGGATATGAAAGCGATCGATATTCACGCTGGATTAGAAAGTACGCTGATGATTTTGCAAAATCGCTTGAAACCGAAGTCTGACCAATTTGTGATCCAAATTGAGCAAGATTACGGCGATTTGCCTTTGGTGGAATGCTACGCGGGGCAGCTCAACCAAGTGTTTATGAATATTCTGACCAACGCGATCGATGCTTTAGAGGAGTACGACAAGCAACGCCCTTCAGCGGCACGAGAACAAAAGCCTAGCACCATTCGCATTCGCACTCTGATGACAGAAAATCAACAGGTGCAAATTTGCATTGCTGATAATGGGCCAGGAATTCCACTGCATTTCCAGCCTCGGCTCTTCGATCCGTTCTTTACAACTAAAGCGATCGGCAAAGGGACTGGCTTAGGTTTATCGATTAGCTATGGCATCATCACTGAGAAACATGGTGGCAATCTGAAGTGCATTTCAGCTCCCGGTGAAGGCACCGAATTTGTAATCGAAATTCCCCTAAGCCAAACGGCACACCTGTCGCGAGAAGCAACCTAACCCTCAGCCCCTTTCCTAGCAGAGAAGGGGAGCAAGATAGAAAGTTTCTTAACTGGCTTGTTGTAGTTCGGCGTAGTGCCAACGGACGACATTCGCTTCGGTGTGGCTGACTAAAATGCCGAGGGATTCTAGGCTTTCCAGATGGTCAGCGATCGCTTGTTTTTTCCGGGCAGCTCCTTTGAATTGCGCCACGACTTGCTCCACTGTCCATTCACCGCCGTTGGTTCGCAACAAGTCTCGAATGGCAGCGAGTTGGTCTTTGGGTTTCTTGGGCCACGCGACTTGCCCCCCTAGCCCCCCAATGCTGGGGGGAACCGGATCTTCCAAGTCCCCCAGTATTGGGGGATTTAGGGGGCTTTCTGCGCTGCTGTTCTCAACTTCAACTCCAGCAATTTCACCTTGAACTGTAGTTTCAGTCGCGGCTCCGATGGTTTGCGGTGCTTGATATTCAGGCCGTAGCCAGCGGATTAACCCGTTGCGTTCTTCTTCGGCGCGTTCGGCGTTAAGGGTGACTAATTTTTCTAAGATTTCGTCGTCGGAGAGGTTTGCTGCCCAACCATACGCCTCGAATACTGCTGCATCTAAATCATCATGAATTTGTTTGAGGGTGGAAACGAGGGCTTTGTCGTTGTAGGCGCGATCGCTATCGGTAAATGCTTGCCCCGATCGCAGCTTTTCCAGCAGGTTATA from Trichocoleus desertorum ATA4-8-CV12 encodes:
- a CDS encoding amino acid permease — encoded protein: MNSFGRTDPSLNTSFRLTRSLSSLETGGFGLSGLLLWLGTAPAMHLDMGPQALWVWIPTAIVGVMLNLQVKHLGTRWPDVSGGTPNYTTRLLKHYPGLAQYVAIGYWLGWVSVPAMNAIILTDLIKTNLEPLGLTCPEMALKIVFTAIPFVVAFSGTRALGILHLFFVLPAIGFLLAFCVQGCGWLTLAPNSPGLFPTEWSSLDLRDWTKWVFVAIYAAYGCETASSFVADSRRPASTLQCLSFAAWLLPIVYIGGSWVLMRLTPATGVGDSAFLNLIAAAQPFWGQQAQVLVTFLIASGCLLSSATAVSNAPRVLYQLALDGYLAPVFGVVSRRGVLGPSLAFTGLLSVACLIWGDVTRVVMVTGTGYLSSMIGIHLGMWLRRGHPEALWPRWSLVFCIVESLVLVIGGLAWNGQDLFMGLLLPISILLLDQGLRRTAIPGLRAEWWIRRYQRRPHRQVSDLMLTQICILILLICSALTIGWGVRTLLDGIAFDSNANLFVVLLLAIAFVGVAIACWTSLPQVAEVMEAQEAAEHFFNIAQDAIVVVDEAGLIQRLNPAATGLFGMKPRDVLGHPLSQYLAGLAEYPQHWAIRSEQRLIQAAQTKLLDVSVSDRVNSQLREYVVILRDITERQQAEVVLRQSEAQSRQQNQALEQTLRELQRTQAQLIQTEKLSSLGQLVAGVAHEINNPVNFIHGNLSHADKYTQNLLDLIQLYQKHYPDPVPEIETEIDTIDLGFLAEDLPKLLSSMQVGTERIQKIVLALRNFSRMDEADMKAIDIHAGLESTLMILQNRLKPKSDQFVIQIEQDYGDLPLVECYAGQLNQVFMNILTNAIDALEEYDKQRPSAAREQKPSTIRIRTLMTENQQVQICIADNGPGIPLHFQPRLFDPFFTTKAIGKGTGLGLSISYGIITEKHGGNLKCISAPGEGTEFVIEIPLSQTAHLSREAT